One window of the Gavia stellata isolate bGavSte3 chromosome 9, bGavSte3.hap2, whole genome shotgun sequence genome contains the following:
- the COMTD1 gene encoding catechol O-methyltransferase domain-containing protein 1, producing MPFFSVPKEVAVGTVMLGVAFATGMLAGKRYPSLVFGTPKSSKSIIGKSSPLWQYILDHSLREHPMLKKLRLLTADHPWSKMMVSCDQAQLMANLVKLIKAKKVLEIGVFTGYNTLNMALVLPDNGRVIACDINEDYVKIGKPLWKEAGVEHKIDLRIKPAIQTLDELLASGEAETFDFAFIDADKESCNEYYEKCLRLIKKGGIIAIDNVLWSGRVLKPRKDDLATQSIHHLNEKLLRDARVNISMLPMGDGVTLAFKL from the exons ATGCCCTTTTTCAGCGTGCCCAAAGAAGTGGCCGTCGGGACGGTGATGCTGGGGGTCGCCTTTGCCACAGGGATGCTTGCAG gtaaAAGGTACCCTTCTTTAGTTTTTGGGACACCCAAATCATCCAAGAGTATTATTGGGAAAAGCAGTCCTCTCTGGCAATACATACTGGATCACTCTTTGCGGGAACATCCAATGCTGAAGAAGCTGCGACTG CTCACTGCTGATCATCCCTGGAGTAAAATGATGGTGTCCTGTGACCAGGCTCAGCTTATGGCAAATTTGGTCAAACTCATTAAAGCCAAGAAAGTTCTTGAAATAG GTGTTTTCACAGGTTACAATACCTTGAACATGGCACTTGTCCTGCCAGATAATGGCAGAGTTATTGCCTGTGATATAAATGAGGACTATGTCAAAATTGGAAAGCCACTATGGAAGGAG GCAGGAGTAGAGCATAAAATTGACCTGCGGATTAAGCCCGCAATTCAAACACTTG ATGAACTGTTGGCCAGTGGAGAAGCGGAAACCTTTGACTTTGCTTTCATTGATGCGGATAAAGAAAGCTGCAACGAGTACTATGAAAAATGTTTGCGCCTCATAAAGAAAGGGGGAATAATAGCTATTGATAAT GTCCTTTGGAGTGGAAGGGTGCTAAAACCAAGAAAGGATGACTTGGCAACCCAGAGCATCCACCACCTCAATGAGAAGCTTCTCAGAGATGCACGAGTCAATATCAGCATGCTCCCAATGGGGGATGGAGTCACATTAGCATTCAAGTTGTAA